One Lycium ferocissimum isolate CSIRO_LF1 unplaced genomic scaffold, AGI_CSIRO_Lferr_CH_V1 ctg226, whole genome shotgun sequence DNA window includes the following coding sequences:
- the LOC132043291 gene encoding calcium uniporter protein 5, mitochondrial-like — protein MWRSSSYYMLKQTVARAKSTCGISYEHGWSTRLLSSVGENKNGNISELEEGKRLMRLVNVEELKRRLLGMDESNKEAIGYSELLRACQSIGLAKTKDEAVSFARLLDQAGVVWLFRDKVYLHPHKVVDEIRRAVPLALLPEDDPTKDELKNLQEKKDKIDELAHKQVRRILWTGMGAGLLQIGLFFRLTFWEFSWDVMEPIAFFGTATGAILGYAYFLFTSRDPTYQDLLKRLFCSRQRKLIQQNNFDIHRFVELQRKCKLPINGQASLKYRLGIELEPEDLLHGH, from the exons ATGTGGAGAAGTAGTTCATATTATATGTTGAAACAGACAGTTGCAAGGGCAAAGTCCACCTGCGGGATCAGTTATGAACATGGGTGGTCGACCCGATTGCTGAGTTCAGTGGGGGAAAACAAGAATGGGAATATAAGTGAATTAGAGGAGGGAAAGAGGTTGATGAGATTGGTGAATGTGGAGGAGCTCAAGAGGAGGCTGCTAGGGATGGATGAGAGTAATAAAGAGGCTATTGGGTATTCGGAGCTGTTGAGAGCGTGTCAGAGTATTGGTTTGGCCAAGACAAAAGACGAGGCTGTGTCTTTTGCAAGACTTCTTGATCAAGCCGGAGTTGTTTGGCTATTCAGGGATAAAGTTTATCTTCACCCTCATAAG GTAGTTGATGAAATTAGAAGGGCAGTACCTCTAGCACTTCTACCTGAAGATGACCCTACAAAAGATGAGCTAAAGAATCTGCAGGAAAAGAAGGATAAAATTGATGAGCTTGCACATAAGCAGGTTCGCCGCATTTTGTGGACCGGAATGGGAGCTGGTCTTTTACAGATTGGCCTCTTCTTCCGCCTTACCTTCTGGGAATTCTCTTGGGATGTAATGGAACCAATTGCGTTTTTCGGTACTGCTACTGGGGCAATACTAGGTTATGCTTACTTCCTCTTCACTTCAAGAGACCCAACATACCAAGATCTGTTGAAGAGGCTTTTTTGTTCAAGGCAAAGGAAGCTCATCCAACAGAATAATTTTGACATTCACAGGTTTGTCGAGTTACAAAGAAAATGCAAATTACCCATCAATGGCCAAGCCTCGTTGAAATATCGGTTAGGAATTGAACTGGAACCAGAGGATCTTTTACATGGTCACTGA